The following coding sequences are from one Musa acuminata AAA Group cultivar baxijiao chromosome BXJ2-4, Cavendish_Baxijiao_AAA, whole genome shotgun sequence window:
- the LOC135610843 gene encoding uncharacterized protein LOC135610843, which yields MLHHKKKDDGEESSLFALSDSTPVASSPPLLPLFHPPRILQIPPSDDNPSPNAHLLHHLALSTPHKRPSLTPSPSPSPTVATAAPSFASATVGPRRSRFSAASTGSALCQILRRFHLRLRLFLLLSFPSLYLLFSSSSASSSSFSSSDITRGRSFLLDFFSALAFSSVLLLLLFSLHDHALPLPSLRLLLSRSSALLLPRHHHPRPPPVLWSIGDSSAGKPGANRGPTSGYAVQAYSNGDVYEGEFHKGKCAGSGVYHYYMSGRYEGDWVDDKYDGYGVETWARGSRYRGQYRHGLRHGVGVYRFYTGDVFAGEWSNGQSHGRGMHTCEDGSRYVGEFKWGVKHGFGHYHFRNGDTYAGEYFADKMHGFGVYRFANGHRYEGSWHEGKRQGLGMYTFRNGETQSGHWQNGLLETLSTQSTNPGSPIAVNHSKVLNAVQEARRAAETAYDAPKVDDRVNKSVSAANKAANAARVAAVKAVQKQIPSNNGDIPIAIV from the exons ATGCTGCATCACAAGAAGAAGGACGACGGAGAGGAAAGCAGCTTGTTTGCTCTCTCCGATTCCACCCCCGTCGCTTCTTCCCCTCCTCTTCTCCCCCTCTTCCACCCTCCCCGGATCCTCCAAATCCCCCCTTCCGACGATAACCCCAGCCCTAATGCCCACCTCCTCCACCACCTTGCCCTCTCCACCCCCCACAAACGCCCCTCCTTGACCCCGTCCCCCTCCCCTTCCCCCACCGTCGCAACCGCTGCCCCCTCCTTCGCATCCGCCACCGTCGGGCCCCGGCGCTCACGCTTCTCTGCCGCCTCCACCGGTTCCGCTCTCTGCCAGATCCTTCGCCGCTtccacctccgcctccgcctttttctcctcctctccttcccctccctctacctcctcttttcctcttcctccgcctcctcctcttccttctcctcctctgacATCACCCGCGGCCGCTCCTTCCTCCTTGACTTCTTCTCCGCTCTCGCCTTCTCCTCCGTCCTCCTGCTTCTCCTCTTCTCACTCCACGACCACGCCCTCCCCCTCCCCTCCCTTCGCCTCCTCCTCTCCCGTTCCTCCGCCCTCCTCCTCCCCCGCCACCACCACCCACGCCCTCCCCCCGTCCTCTGGTCCATCGGCGACTCCTCCGCTGGCAAGCCCGGGGCCAACCGCGGCCCCACCTCAGGGTATGCCGTCCAGGCTTATAGCAATGGGGATGTCTACGAGGGCGAGTTCCACAAGGGCAAGTGCGCCGGGAGCGGGGTGTACCACTATTACATGAGCGGGAGGTATGAGGGCGACTGGGTTGACGATAAGTACGATGGGTATGGTGTGGAAACCTGGGCTCGGGGCAGCCGCTACCGTGGCCAGTATAGGCATGGACTTCGCCATGGGGTTGGGGTGTATCGGTTCTACACGGGTGATGTCTTTGCTGGGGAGTGGTCCAATGGGCAGAGCCATGGGCGTGGAATGCACACCTGCGAAGATGGGAGCCGATATGTAGGCGAATTTAAATGGGGAGTCAAGCATGGGTTTGGCCATTACCATTTCAG GAATGGAGACACCTATGCTGGTGAGTACTTTGCAGACAAGATGCATGGATTTGGGGTGTATCGTTTTGCAAATGGGCATCGATATGAGGGATCATGGCATGAGGGAAAGAGGCAAGGTTTGGGAATGTACACATTCAGAAATGGGGAGACACAGTCAGGTCACTGGCAAAATGGTCTGCTAGAAACTTTGAGCACCCAGAGCACCAATCCTGGATCACCAATTGCCGTTAACCATTCTAAAGTACTAAACGCAGTTCAG GAAGCACGAAGAGCAGCTGAGACAGCTTATGATGCACCAAAGGTTGATGACAGGGTGAACAAATCGGTATCAGCAGCAAATAAAGCAGCTAATGCAGCTAGAGTTGCTGCAGTGAAAGCTGTTCAGAAGCAGATTCCTAGTAACAACGGTGATATTCCAATCGCGATCGTCTAA
- the LOC135610844 gene encoding probable serine/threonine-protein kinase PBL19: protein MGCLSYFMEKHWFRRQQRSEPKASSATVCPPSSNGSEESVSKQRSESSGSVASYRSIPDLYEERAGNLRVFQFKELRNATNDFSRMLKIGEGGFGSVYKGSIKPLDGKGDNITVAIKTLNPNGLQGHKQWLAEVQFLGVLEHSNLVKLIGYCAANGERGAQRLLVYEYMPNKTLELHLFNRAYPVLPWNKILQIALGAAEGLAYLHEGSEVQVIYRDFKASNVLLDAEFKSKLSDFGLAREGPLAGHTHVTTAVMGTYGYAAPDYVETGHLTAKSDVWSFGVVLYEILTGRHSLERNRPKNEQQLLDWVKQFPAESKRFSMIMDSRLENKYSLRAARQIAMLADACLSRHARERPKMSEVVERLKQAMQHEDLDGEEEYVEEHSQTPSEAADKTVKSARRRMLHLIKLGESANVGGRRRLQL, encoded by the exons ATGGGGTGCCTATCTTACTTCATGGAGAAACACTGGTTCAGACGGCAGCAGAGATCGGAGCCCAAAGCCAGCTCGGCGACGGTCTGCCCACCGTCGTCAAACGGATCCGAGGAGTCGGTCTCAAAGCAGAGGAGTGAATCCTCGGGCTCAGTCGCCTCGTATCGAAGCATTCCTGACTTGTACGAGGAGAGGGCCGGCAACTTGCGTGTTTTCCAGTTCAAGGAGCTGAGAAATGCAACCAATGACTTCAGCAGGATGCTGAAGATTGGGGAGGGTGGGTTTGGAAGTGTGTACAAAGGATCCATCAAGCCTCTGGATGGGAAGGGAGATAACATCACAGTGGCGATCAAGACGCTTAATCCGAACGGCTTGCAG GGGCATAAACAATGGTTGGCAGAAGTTCAGTTTCTTGGAGTCCTGGAACACTCAAATCTTGTTAAACTCATTGGTTATTGTGCTGCGAATGGTGAAAGAGGTGCTCAGAGACTGTTGGTATATGAATATATGCCAAATAAGACTCTAGAGTTACATTTATTTAACAGAGCTTATCCTGTGCTGCCGTGGAACAAAATATTACAGATTGCCTTGGGTGCTGCAGAAGGATTGGCATACCTGCATGAGGGTTCAGAAGTTCAG GTGATTTATCGTGACTTCAAAGCATCTAATGTGCTACTGGATGCAGAGTTTAAATCAAAACTGTCAGACTTCGGATTAGCAAGGGAGGGACCATTAGCAGGTCACACTCATGTAACAACAGCG GTAATGGGGACATATGGTTATGCAGCTCCAGATTACGTAGAGACTGGCCATCTCACAGCCAAGAGCGACGTTTGGAGCTTCGGTGTTGTTCTGTATGAGATCCTGACCGGCAGGCATTCTTTAGAGCGGAATCGACCGAAAAATGAACAGCAACTCTTGGATTGGGTGAAGCAATTTCCTGCAGAGAGCAAGAGATTCAGCATGATAATGGACTCCCGACTTGaaaacaagtattctctaagagctGCTCGGCAGATCGCCATGCTAGCCGATGCCTGCCTATCCAGGCATGCCAGAGAACGTCCAAAGATGAGCGAGGTGGTGGAGCGCTTAAAACAAGcaatgcaacacgaggacttggaTGGAGAAGAAGAGTATGTGGAAGAGCATTCTCAAACACCCTCAGAAGCTGCAGACAAGACAGTAAAATCTGCCAGAAGACGAATGCTTCACCTCATCAAATTAGGGGAGAGTGCAAATGTCGGTGGTAGAAGAAGATTGCAGCTGTGA
- the LOC103983489 gene encoding uncharacterized protein LOC103983489 translates to MQQHACAGGDDLSLNASAFSGPLPWVGLFAAAASSTCALAMAYDAISAVCRLRLWFPSSLFSLNATTITLLSIASKLPLDLSSPMPSRFDQLAKLSSSALLATAAANLLLSVASFRNFASAASNLGALAIFLVAFVSNVAIQISTGVIYAFLPEHCIVLALILALLLILCSSAVAVQTTKRLLESQFTDKLDINQVPDDGNCFDFNTLSEWVTRFWLMAHTSSPQYVLGRFATSTASGVLGLLNCIILVEATVRSFIGSVSFCGKGTSEYKWSTTVVFCVQAVAVVVGTIAPAGRLWNAVRFQVPHARSRSCMDELKVEKYWTESLTEWKVNPSLMIRFHSPSRQTRKMIIHK, encoded by the coding sequence ATGCAGCAGCATGCTTGCGCCGGCGGCGACGACCTATCCCTGAATGCGTCGGCCTTCAGTGGGCCGCTCCCGTGGGTCGGGCTCTTCGCGGCCGCCGCCTCTAGCACCTGCGCCCTGGCCATGGCCTACGACGCCATCTCCGCCGTCTGCCGTCTCAGACTCTGGTTCccttcctctctcttctccctcaatGCCACCACCATCACCCTCCTCTCCATCGCCAGCAAGCTACCTCTCGACCTCTCGTCTCCAATGCCCTCGCGATTCGACCAGCTCGCTAAGCTCAGCAGCTCCGCCCTCCTCGCAACTGCCGCCGCCAACCTGCTCCTCTCCGTCGCCTCCTTCCGCAACTTCGCCTCCGCGGCGTCCAACCTCGGCGCCCTTGCCATCTTCTTAGTCGCTTTCGTCTCCAACGTCGCCATCCAGATCTCCACCGGCGTCATCTACGCCTTCCTGCCCGAGCACTGTATAGTCCTCGCTCTCATCCTCGCCCTACTCCTTATTCTCTGCTCCTCCGCCGTCGCCGTGCAAACCACCAAGCGGCTGCTCGAGAGCCAGTTCACTGACAAGCTCGACATCAACCAAGTTCCCGACGATGGCAACTGTTTCGACTTCAACACGCTCAGCGAGTGGGTGACGCGCTTCTGGTTGATGGCGCACACTTCCAGCCCACAGTACGTGCTCGGCCGCTTCGCGACCAGCACGGCCTCGGGGGTCTTGGGCCTCCTTAACTGCATCATCCTGGTAGAGGCCACGGTCAGGTCCTTCATTGGCAGCGTGAGCTTCTGCGGCAAAGGGACATCGGAATACAAGTGGTCCACCACGGTCGTCTTCTGCGTCCAAGCGGTGGCCGTGGTCGTGGGCACGATCGCCCCGGCTGGGAGATTGTGGAACGCCGTCCGCTTCCAAGTTCCCCACGCGAGAAGTCGGAGCTGCATGGATGAGCTCAAAGTAGAGAAGTACTGGACTGAAAGCCTAACGGAGTGGAAAGTAAATCCCTCGTTGATGATCCGATTCCACAGCCCGTCACGCCAAACAAGGAAGATGATAATCCATAAGTAA
- the LOC135610846 gene encoding BOI-related E3 ubiquitin-protein ligase 1-like yields the protein MALQAQYPSNFVLRREQERKEMESAPQVATGFLGQSAVLVTDGANGNAQKRSREAAGIPLAPPPQQQNHPVSLISLQAQPCSPALVNLAPQHQIHQPSLLTTCLGLASEDKQHHRSPKQFNLFSSSPASSSSCSSLFSSELAAQINHQNNEIEQFLLAKGEQLRRALAERRQRHYRALLSAAEKSAARRLREKEAEVEREARRRAELEDRLGRLRTESMAWQAKAMADQATAAALHAQLQQAVAARPPPAAGGECGDPPTAEDAESAYVDPNRVEHEVACRTCRWRRASVVLLPCRHLCLCDACEAAAELCPVCACARAGSVGVFLS from the exons ATGGCACTTCAAGCCCAATACCCATCCAACTTTGTGCTCAG AAGGGAGCAGGAGAGGAAAGAGATGGAGTCTGCTCCGCAGGTCGCGACTGGCTTCCTCGGCCAGTCGGCGGTGCTCGTGACCGACGGAG CGAATGGTAATGCGCAGAAGAGAAGTAGGGAGGCTGCCGGCATTCCATTGGCGCCGCCGCCTCAGCAGCAGAATCACCCTGTTAGCCTCATCTCGCTGCAAGCACAACCCTGCTCTCCGGCACTTGTAAATCTTGCTCCTCAGCACCAAATACACCAGCCTTCCCTGCTTACCACCTGTCTTGGTCTCGCCTCTGAGGACAAGCAACACCACCGGAGCCCAAAGCAATTcaatctcttctcctcctcccctgcctcttcttcttcctgttcTTCTCTCTTCTCCAGCGAACTCGCCGCACAAATCAACCATCAGAATAACGAAATCGAGCAGTTCCTCCTCGCCAAG GGAGAACAACTGCGGCGGGCGTTGGCGGAGCGACGGCAGAGGCACTACCGTGCTCTGCTGAGCGCAGCGGAGAAGTCGGCCGCGCGGCGGTTACGGGAGAAGGAGGCAGAGGTGGAGCGTGAGGCCAGGAGGCGCGCCGAGCTCGAGGATCGCCTCGGCCGCCTGCGCACCGAATCTATGGCGTGGCAGGCCAAGGCCATGGCGGACCAGGCGACCGCCGCAGCCCTGCACGCCCAGTTGCAGCAGGCGGTCGCGGCGCGTCCTCCCCCAGCGGCAGGTGGCGAGTGCGGAGACCCACCGACGGCGGAGGACGCCGAGTCAGCTTACGTGGACCCGAATCGAGTCGAGCACGAGGTGGCATGCCGGACATGCCGATGGCGCCGAGCGTCAGTGGTGCTCCTTCCCTGCCGCCACCTCTGCCTCTGCGACGCCTGCGAAGCGGCCGCCGAGCTGTGCCCGGTCTGCGCCTGTGCCAGAGCCGGAAGCGTCGGAGTCTTCCTTTCCTGA